GACAATAGTTGCCGTTGTCCTCTCAGAGCTAAAAGTCGTGTTTGCGGATTGCCCCCTGGGCGGCTGACAAGGTGGCGGCGCTGTACAGCTTAAGGAAGGCGCTGTCCGTTTCCGTCCGGCGGGGCCGGGCGGCTGCGCGGCGCTGGGCGGCCGTCTGCTCATCGACTTCCCAGGTCAGCGTGCGGGCGGCAATGTCGATAGCGATGATGTCGCCGGTCGCGACTAGGCCGATCGGGCCGCCGAGCGCCGCCTCAGGTGAAAGATAGCCGATGGCTAGCCCGCCGGAAGCCCCGGAAAAGCGGCCGTCGGTAATAATGGCCACTCTGCCGACTTTGCTGAGGATTTCGGTAGCGCGGTGCATTTCGCGCATGCCAGGGCCGCCGACCGGTCCTTCGTTGCGGATGACGATGACCTCGCCGCTCCTGATCGTGCCGGCGTCGGCAGCGGCCATACATTCTTCTTCACTCTCAAAGACGCGGGCCGGTCCACGGAATTGCCACAGTTCACGGGGCACGGCCGAGCTCTTGACGACGGCCCCGTCGGGGGCAAGGTTGCCCTGGAGGACGGCGATGCCGCCTTCGCACTGGTAGGGGTTGCTGAGCGGCCGAATGACCTGACCGTCCGCGCTGTTGGCGCCGCTTAGGTTGTCGGCGAGGGTACGGCCGGTAACGGTAAGGACCGACAGATCGAGCAGGGGGGCCAGTTCTTTCATCAGGGTGGGAACACCGCCAACGGGATGGAGGTCGGCGACGGTATATTCGTCACTGTTGGGGTAAATACGGGTGATGAGCGGCGTGCGTTTGCTAATGCGGTCAAAGTCGGCCATGGTGAGGGTCAGACCGGCCTCGTGGGCGATGGCCGGCAGGTGCAGCACCGTGTTCAGCGAGCCGCCGATGGCCAGGACGACGACGAGGGCATTTTCCAGCGCCGCCCGGGTCATGATGGCGCGAGGCCGGATATCCTTGTTCACCAGGTCGACAATCGCCCGGCCGGTTGCGTAGGCAAGCCGGTCGCGTTCGGCCGACAGGGCCGGCGCCGTACCCGAACCGGGGAGGGCCAGACCCAGCGCCTCGGCGACAATGCTCATGGTATTGGCCGTGCCGAGGAAGGGGCAAATGCCGGGGTGGGGGTAATACTCCCGGGTCACGTCGACCAGGGCCTTCTCGTCGATTTCGCCGCGGATGAAGCTTTGCCGGGCCGCTTTCGACTGTTTGGGTTTGATCCGGTTGACCATCGGCCCGCCGGTGAGCATAACGGCCGGGATGTTGAGGCGGGCGGCGGCCATGAGCATGGCCGGCGTTACTTTGTCGCAGGAGCCGAGCAGCACCATGCCGTCAAAGATACCGTGGCCGCGCACCATGATTTCAATGGAATCGGCGATGAGTTCGCGGCTGGGCAGCACATATTTCATGCCGTTATGGCTTTGGGTAATGCCATCGCAGACGGCGATGGTATTGAACTCCAGCGGCAAGGCGCCGGCATCGGCAATGCCCCGTTTAACGTGGGCGGCCAGGTCACGCAGATGGGCGTGGCCGGGGACAATTTCATTCCACGAATTAACGATGGCGATAAGGGGCTTATCGAGGTCAGCGTAAGCCGTACCGCAGGAACATAGGTGGCCTTTGGCAATAGCCCGCTGATAGGGAGAAAAACTGCTGAGCCTGTTGGTCATGGAACGTTCTCCTTTTCTGTAAGCGAAATTGCTTTTTGTAAAATTGGCAAGATTTTAGACCAATTATATACCTGTTCGGCCGGCGCCGCAACACCTGCCCGGGCGTAAGGCTTAAAGGCATGCGGGGGATGGCTATTATCAACTGATTAAGGGAGCATGACGACGCGCTTATCAGAAGAGCTTATCGAGGAACAAAATTGAAGAGGGTTTTGCTTGCCGATCGCTAATTAACTAATACTAGGGCTCTTGCCTGGAGATATTACCACTACGGATGCATTCAAGAGGTGAGCGCGTACTTTGGAAACCTCATCAGTTACCCTGGAGATTACGGTCATCATCCTGTTAATCCTGGCCAACGGGCTATTCGCCTTAACCGAAATGGCGATAGTATCATCCCGTAAACCCCGCTTGGAAAAGATGGCCAACGAAGGCAGTGCCGGGGCCAAGGCGGCCTTGGAGCTGGCTGATGATCCGACCCAACTGCTATCGACCATTCAGGTGGGTATTACCTTAATCGGCATTCTCACCGGCACCTTCGGCGGCGCCACGCTGTCCCGGGTGGTTGCCGCATGGCTGAACCAGGTGCCGCTATTGGCGCCTTACAGCGACAGCATCAGCCTGGCATTCGTCGTCGCCGCCATTACCTATGTATCGCTGATTGTGGGCGAACTGGTGCCCAAGCGCGTAGCGCTCAGCAATCCCGAGCCGCTGGCGGCCTTTGTCGCCCGGCCGATGCGCGCCTTTTCCCGTCTGGCTACGCCAGTAGTGTATTTCCTCAGCACTTCTACCAACCTGGTAATGCGGGTGCTTGGCATCAGACCATCGGAGGAGCTGCCGGTGACAGAGGAGGAGATTAAAATTCTTATCGAGCAGGGCACCGAAGCCGGCGCCTTTGAAAAGGCGGAGCAGGACATGGTTCAGCGCGTATTCCGCTTTGGCGACCTGCGTGTATATGATTTGATGACGCCGCGGACCCAGATGACGTGGCTTGACCTGGAAGATACTCCGGAGGAAAACATAAAAATCATCACGGAGAGCGGCTATTCCCGCTTTCCGGTGGTGCGGGGCAATCTGGACGAAGTGGTTGGTGTTGTTTATACGAGCGACATTCTCGTCAGTTGTCTGGCGGGCAAACCAATTGACTTGGAAGCGTGTATCCGCCGGCCCCTGTTTGTTCCGCGTTCTATGCGCGCTTTTCGCGCCTTGGAGATGTTTAAACAACAGGGCGTCCACGAAGCCGTCGTGCTGGATGAGTTCGGTGGCGTGCTAGGGTTCGTCACACTTCATGATTTACTGGAAGCCATTATTGGCGACATGCCGCTGGCAGACGACACGGAAGAGCCGATGGCGGTGCAGCGGGATGACGGCTCCTGGCTGGTGGATGGGATGATGCCGGTGGAAGACTTCAAGGAAATGTTCGGTATTGATGAGCTGCCGGAAGAGGAGCGTGATCATTTTCACACCGTAGGCGGGTTCGTCATCTCTTATCTTGGCCATATCCCGGCCGTATCGGAACAGTTTGCGTGGGGCCGGCTGCGCATTGAGATCATCGATATGGACCGCGTACGGGTGGACAAAATATTGGTGACAGTGGTGGATAATGAGGCGGTAGAACAGCGAAGGGACCGGGCCTAGGTTAGCGGGCGCGGTCCCTTTTATAGCTATTCCAGAAGGCGCCGGGCGATGATAATCTGCCGGAAAGCGATGCCGGTAAGGAAGGCAACCGTCATGTCCCGGGTCGCCATTGTCACCGCCGCGATGATGATAACAACCGCCAGGTCCTGGCGGGAACGGACATCCTGAATGAGCAGGCCGTGTTCGATGCCCACGTAGATGAGCAGTACGCCCAGAATAGGATAAGGAAAGAAAGCGAAGACCGAGGTGCCAAAGTAGTATACCGCCGCGGCCAGAAGGATGTAAAACAGTCCGGCCAAAGCAGTGGCCATGCCTGTCCGGGCGCCGAAGCGGTAGTGGGCGGTGACGCCGCCGCAGCCGTGGCAGCAGGGGATACCGCCGGCAAGGCCGGCCAGCAGGTTAAAAAGCCCCATGCCGAAGGCCAGCCGGTTGGCGTTTACCCGGTTGGCCTGCCCGGCAAAATAGGTTTTGAGCGTGTTTTCCGTGGCAATGATGGCGTTGCCGAGGCTGAGCGGAATTTGCGGCAGAACAAGCAGCCAAAAGGCCTGGAGGAAAGCGGTGGCGGCGGGAAATTCAGGCAGGCGAAAAGCCGCCGGCCCGGCGGGCGTCAGTTTGGCGCCGAACAGGAGAGCCAGTATAGCGCCCGCGGCCACTAAGATGAGGGCGGCGGGGTATTTGGAGTGAGGTATGGCCAGGAGCAAGAGGCTGGTTAAGAAGATGCCGAGCAGCAGGCTGGCTGGCAAAGCAACGCCGAAAAGCGCCACCGTTTCCGCTGGGCCGCCGATAATGACCTGAGGGGATATAAACAGCTTAATGCCGCTGTCGATCAGCAGCAGGCCGGTGCTTAACTGGATGCCGCGGATTACCGGCAGGGGAAAGAGCTTCTTTATGCCCTCCATTACGGCCGGAACGGACAGCGCCAGGAACAAAAAACCGATGAGCAGCGCGCCGGCGTGGATTACCGCCGGGGCTAACTTCGCGGCCAGGGCCACGGTGCAGAATACTTTAAGGGGCTGGACGGGAACGGGCACGCGGTAGTACATTCCTGTTGCCAGGTAAAAGAGCCCGCAGGCCGATAAAGCGATAAAGGGGTTAACACTACCCGTGGCGGCCAGCGCAACGACAAGCGGCAGGAGGACGCCGATGTCAGCCAGGCTGCCGGCCAGTTCAAACCGGTTTAGCCGCATGACTTCGACTCGCTCCTGCCCCCGACAGTAACCATAAAACCAATCATATTTATACCTCCTTTTCACAGTGGGAAGGCATAGCCGTTTCCAACTATACCCCGTGGGCGCACAGGCCCAGGCCGGTCTGCCGTGGGACGCTGCCTTTAGGCGGACGGGCTCGAAGGTGTATTTCATATTATTATAGCATTATTATAGCGCGGGAAAAGGCGCGAAAACAATGAGTTTTGGGAAAATTTAACGGCAATAAATTTGCCGCTTTTTGGCAAATGCATTGACACCGGCCAGCCTTTTCGGTACGATAATAATGATTCGCTATAGGCGGATAGGTTTTACAAAGGCAATATGAAGGGAGGGATGGGTATGGACCAGCTGCTGCAGGTACTCTTGGCGTACGGCCTTATTGGCCTTGTCATTGCGTCCTTTACCGAATCCTTTATCTCGCCAGTCCTCCCCGACCTTTTGCTTATTCCGCTCGCTCTGGCCGCGCCGGACAAAGCCATTCTTTACGCCGTGGCAGCCACGGCGGCGTCGGTAGCCGGCGGCGTTATCGGCTATTTTCTCGGCGGCCGGTATGGCGTGCCACTGGTTAAGCGGATAGTACCGGCGCAACACATCGCTTCAATCCGGCGCTGGGTTACGGCCTATGGCCCCTGGGCCATCATCCTGGCGGCACTGGCCCCCATTCCCTATAAATTTGTGAGTATCAGTGCCGGTGTTTTCCGGATAAGTTTTGGCGTCTTTCTCCTGGCTTCCGTTGTCGGCCGGGCCAAACGCTTTCTGCTGGAAGGGCTCTTAATTTACTACTATGGGCCTCAGGCCGTTGACCTGATAAAAAAGTATTCCGATGACACCGTCATTGTTGTTTGCGCGGTCGTGATCGCCATGATCGTGCTCATCAGGCGGCTTAGATCAGCAGGTGCGCCGACAACTCCGGCGAAATAAAGTAAGACAAAACCCTGTAGCAAGGCTAATATGCTACAGGGTTTTTGCTAGCAATGGGTGACGCGCGCCTCACATTCGGCCCGCTTGGCATCGTTGAAGTTTTCCAGAGCACTCAGGTAGCCGGTGATGCGGCGGACGCGGCGGATCGGCGATTTTTCCACGGCCCGCACCACGATGCTGTCACCGTCCAAGGTGAGCTCCAGGCGGCCAAGGGTTTTGTTCTTGTCCTGCCAGAGTTTAATTTCTTCTTCGACCAAAGCGGTGATTTCGGCGGTGGTCAGCGACGGGTCGGCGGTGACGGTCACGCCATGGATTACCAGGTTTTCCATGGTAAGTCCCTCCAGATTTTTATTTTTATTATATATCAGGAATTAATATTGGTAAAGAATGAATTTCTCTTTTCCGTGACGCTACGACAAGCAGGGGAAAAGAAGAAACGGGTATAATATCTTTACTGACAAACTTTGCTCTTTTTCGCGCATGACAAAATGTTGGGAGGTCAGGGGAATGATTCGCGAGCGGCGCAGCAAAGAAAAACTGCAAAACTATTACTATAAATTCGTTAAGCACGGGGAACTGGATCCTAACGTTCACCCCTGGGTGGCCGAATCGTGGCAGCGCAGTCGGGCGGCGGGGGTGCCTACTGACCGTATGCCGCCGCTCAAAAAACTGGACAAGCAGGAATTAGCCAGGCGGCGGGAGCGGCACCGCGTGGCTCTCGCGTATTTGGACGGCCTCTTCCGGGAAATCCGGGAGCATTTTAATGTCTACAACCTGAGCCTGCTGCTCTTGGATCAGGAATGTTACGCCCTAAAAAGTTACGCCCTGCCCTTCTTCCAAATGACGCCGGGCGAACTGGAGGGGGCGCGGTTGACCGAGGCGGACATCGGGACGTCAAGCATCAGTATCGCTTACCGACATCAAACGCCCTTTCTCCTGTTCGGGCCGGAGATGTGGATTGCCGAGTGTCAGACCGGCGACGCCTGCTCGACGCCGGTCATGCCGGAGGGCGAGCCGGAATATGTTCTAACGCTTGTTTCGGTACAGCAAGAGGAGATTCCTTACGGGGCGGTAATGTCTTTGCTACTGACCATGAAATACGCCCTGGAAAATTACCTGCGGCTGGAGCGGCGCCTGGCCGTCAAGCGGACCATCTTGGACGCGGTGCCGCTGGCTGTTTACCATATCCTGCCTGGCGGCGAGGTGGCTTACACCAACCGGCTGGGCCAAAACCGCCTGTCGGTAATAACGCCGGAAGGGCAGGCCGGCGAGCCGCCTAACTTAAGCGATGTGGTCCTCAACTACCGCCACACGCCGCTCTACAAAGGCTTTCTTGGCATCCCGTCTTACAATAAGGAAGTTACCTGGATCACGCCGCAAAAAACGTACGAGGACATTACGACCGTGGTGCCGATCGAGCGCGATGGCCAGGTTGCCAGTGTGGTCGCCGTGTCCATGCCGATCGAAGATTTGCGGACCATGGTGGCCCATGCTGCCGGCTATACGGCCCGCTACAGCCTGGCGAGCATCGTCGGTGAAGCGCCGGCGATCGTCGCGCTAAAGGATAAGGCCACGCGGGTGGCCCGCGGCCACGGCCATCTTTTGCTGCAGGGCGAACCCGGCACCGGCAAGCAACGGTTGGCCCATGGCATCCACCAGGCCAGCCACCGTGCGGCCGGCCCGCTTATTGCCGTACGGTGCGCCGATATGCCGCCCGATCTGTTGGAGGCCGAACTGTTCGGGACCAAGGCGGGCGGGGATGAGAGCCGGCCGGGCAAACTGGAATTGGCCAATGGCGGCACCCTTTTCCTCGACGAGGTGGAGAAGCTGCCGCCCCACTTGCAGGCGCGGCTGGCGCAGGCGCTCACCGCCGGTCAGGCGGCCCGGGTCGGCGAGGATGTGCTTCGCTCGTTCGATGTGCGGGTCATCGCGGCTTGCGACAGTGATCTCAAACGGTTGACGGAAAAGGGCGCTTTTTTGCCACAGCTGCATGAACTGCTGGCGAAAACGGTGCTCCGCATTCCGCCGCTCAGGGCCCGCGCCGGGGACATCCCGCTGCTGGCCGCCCATATCATCGACGAACTGGCCCAGCAGCATAATCTGCCGGTCAAACAATTGTCGGAAGCAGCGGCTGAGCTTCTCATGTCATATGACTGGCCGGGCAATATTAAGCAGCTCCAGGGCGTGGTGGAGCATGCCTTTTTCCATACGGCCGGCCAAACAATAACCCCCGGCGATATCATTCTGCCGGGGGAAGTAGGGCCCAGCAAGGCCTGGAAAGAAGACCGCGAGGTATTCATCGAGGCGTGGAAGGCCGCCGGCGGCAATATCAGCCGTCTGGCCAACATGCTGGACGTCAGCCGGGTGACGCTGTATCGCTATTTGAAAAAATACGGCCTGGAACGGCAGTGACGGCTTCACTGCGTTCAGGGGGAAGGCAGCGGGGTAAGAGGAGCGTGAAAGTGCTGCCCTGACCGGGCGTGCTTTCGACCTGAATGTCGCCACCATGTTCATGCATGATCTGCTGGCAGATCGCCAGGCCCAGGCCGGTGCCGGTTTCCTTGGTGGTGAAAAAGGGGGTAAAGATCTGTTCGATAATGTCCCGGGTCATGCCGCAGCCGGTGTCGGAGAGCGCTATCTTTACCGTAACGGCGTCGGCAGAAACTGAGAGGGTTAGAATGCCACCCGGCCCCATGGCCTGGAACGCGTTGCGGCAGATGTTAATCAGCACTTCTTTCAGCTTATCGATATGGCCCTGGACCCATAACTCCTCCGGCGGCAGTTCGGGGCGGAGCGTTATGCCGGATAGGATCGCTTCGCCATACATAAAGGCGATAACGTCATGGACGATCTTCACGATGTTGAGCAGGGACAGTTGACGGGTATGGGGGCGGGCCAGGGAGAGGATGTCGCTCAGGATATTGTTGACATGATCAATTTCCTGCATGATCAAGCGGCAGTAATCTGCGGTAGTCGCATCGCCACGCCTGAGCGCCCGGGCCTGAATAAGCTGGGTAAACCCTCGTATCGACGTGAGGGGGTTGCGGATTTCATGGGCCGTGCCGGCGGCAAGCTGGCCCAGGGCGGCCAGCGTCTCTAAGTGGTGCATCCGGTGTCTAACTTCGCGGATGGGCGTGATATCCAAGGCGGCACTGATCGCGCCGGCAATGGTTCCCGCCTTATCGTAGAGCGGGGCCGTGCTAACCAAAAGGCGGCTGCGCCGGCCATTGTGGGGAAAGCTGATTTCCTCATCTACGAAGCGCCGGTTGCCATTGATCGTCTGTACCAAAAAAGACGGGTATTCAGGCATAGTATTGGCAAACACTTCCCGTACATCCCGGCCAAGAAATTTTTCCCGCGGATGACCGGCGAGCTCTTCCGCGGCCCGGTTGAAGATGGTGATGCGCAGCCGGTTGTCAACGGCCAGGACGCAGGCGGGAATAGCGTCATACAAGGCGGCGGGAATGTTCAGCGGGTCTGTCGGCTGGACAAAGGGCGGGGGGTTGGTGAGGAGATTTAGACAAAATGCTAATAAGTCCGAAGCTAATGGGCGCACGAAATCACCTGCCAATTATCAAATTGATTAACATATTTTTTATTATTCAACCATAGTGTAAATCCTCTTTTTTGTCAAAAAAGGACAAGGCCCGCGCTTTTTAGCGCGCCGGCTGTCGACGACTAAAGAAATGCGAGGGGACTTTGCAATGAGGCTGCGGAAAAAGCCCTGGATTAGTCAAGCTCTTGCCGAATATACCGATATCGTCTACCGCCCTCCCCTGCCCGACTTGCGCGGGCGCTGGCGGGAGGTTTTTGGCCGCACGGCTCCGCTTCACGTGGAGTTGGGTACCGGCAAGGGGCGTTTTATTGCCGGAATGGCCGAACGGGAGCCGGCCATCAATTTTGTGGGCGTGGAAGCCCAGCAGGATGTTTTGTACTATGCCGCCAAAAAAGTGCGGGAGCGGCAGCTAAGCAACGTCCGGCTGGTCGTTTTCGATATCAACAACTTGCTGGAACTGTTTGCTCCCGGCGAAATTGACCGCCTGTACATCAATTTTTGCGATCCCTGGCCGAAAAAGCGGCATGCCAAGCGGCGACTCACCCATAGCAATTTCCTGGAAAAGTACCGGGTAGTGCTGGCCCCCGGCGGCCAACTCTTCTTTAAAACCGATAACGAGAAACTGTTTGAGTTTTCCCTTAACCAGTTTGGCGCCATGGGACTGAAAATGGGGAATATTACCTTTGATCTGCACAATAGCGGCTATGAAGGCAATATTATGACCGAGTATGAGGAAAAATTCAGTTCCCAGGGGATGCGCATCTACCGCTGCGAGGTAACTTTTTAGCTGGATCGTCTTATGGTAATTTAACAGTTCTTCCCGGCGCGGCATAGAATGTAGTGTGAAAAGCAAAAGCAAGCGAGGTGTTACTATGTCACGCCCCTCTGTTGCCACCGGTGCGCCAGGGCTGCTGCCCAATGCGGAGGAACTGTGCTTCTGGCTGGATATTCTGCAGGAGCACGCCCTGTTTATTAAGCTGGGTTTGCCTTGCGACAAAACCGACCTTATTCGCGAAGCGGAATACTTTTATGACGAATTGGGAAAACTCAAGGCCCGTGTCGGCAAGACCGGTGATAAAAAATTTGCCGCGCTGGTTGAGGACGCGGCTTGCCTTATTGCCCAGTTTCACCACTACAAACACCACCTTGTCCACCTGGCGGTATCCTGCCGAATAGTGCCTAATTTGCCGCCGCTTATGCTTGAACATATGGCCCGCGAGGCCGAATATGTCCTGCGACTGCTTACGAAAATGAAAGACGGCAAACATGCCCTCGAACAAATGGCCAAGACGCAGGAAATGCTGTTCTGGGTCCGCGTCATGGAGGACCATACCTACTTTATCCGGGGACGGCTTGATCCGTCGGAGCGGATTATGATGGGGACAGTGGACGAGTTTTCCCAGGAATTTGACGAGCTCTATCTCCAGGCTCGCGATTTTGCCGGCCTGTACCACCATCATCACCATCGCCATGCCCATGGCAGCAAAGGCGCACATGCTTATCGCCATGATCACGGCGTCATGCCTGCTTACGCGCGCTTTATCAAGGATGTGCGCGCCGCCACGGTGCGGCTGCGGGACTTTAAGAAGGCGGCCCACCGGCTGATCGAGGAGTGCAAGCTGGTCAGCACCATCCCCGCTTTGTTGGCTGATCATGTCCGGCGAGAGGCCGACCATTTCCTCATGGTTTTGGCCATGATGGATAAAGGCATGATGGAATGCCCGCCCGATGAGGAAGAACCGGTTTGTGGCTACGCTGATAGCATGGAATGTGAGGACGATTTTGGGCCGCCGCCTATTATGGAGTGCGACGAGAAGATGCCGTGCGGCATGTGGGAAGAGGAAGAAGAAATGGTGGAGGAAGACGAAGAGGAATGTTTCGAGGATGAACTGCCGCCGGTAAAACCGCCCAAGTTCGCCTTACCGCCGAAAAAATTCAAGGAAATGGCGCCACCGCGCGAAGAGCCTAGTCTTGAGCCGGCGCCGACCCCGGAGCCCGTACCGCAGCCGGAGCCTGAGCCGCCCAAGCAGGTTAAACCGGCGAAATACAAATGGAATAACTGGCCGCGGCCGCTCGGTAAAGTTAAGGATTAAATAAGCAGAAAGCCCCTTTCCTGACGAAAAGGGGCTTTACCTAGGTTATAGGGGGGACAAGACCTGATGCTTAAGAGTTTTAGTTTTGCCATCCTGGCCCTGTTCTGCTGGGGAGCGGCCCCGTTATTCGGCAAGCTTGGCCTCGGCGGCCTGGAGCCGCTCACGGCGCTCACCATCCGCAGCGCTGTGGTAACAGGCCTGCTGGCATTGGCTGTGACCGCCGGGGGCAAGTGGCCGGCCGTTGCTGCCGCCGCCCCCCGTGATGTATTGTTCGTGGCGCTCGAAGGAGTGTGCGCCGCCCTTTTGGGACAGCTGGCTTACTACTACGCCCTCAAATACGGCGAGGTCGGCCGGGTTTCGCCGGTCGTTTCCGCTTTCCCGCTGGTGGCGCTCATCCTCGCGGCGGTGTTTTTCGGCGAAAAGATTACCGCCGGCAAAGCGGCGGGGGCAGCGCTAATTGTAACCGGCATCATTCTGCTCCGTTACTAGCCCCGCCAATGACCGCGAGGTAAGGGGCCAGCCGGTAATCGGCGGCAAGCGTTTGCGCGGCGCCTTGCTCAAGCGCGATCAGGTGCAGGCTGCCGGCGGTGCTGACGGCGGCGGCATAGCGGCCGCCAGGCAGCAGGCAGAGCGATGAGAGTGGCAGGCCAATGTCGATTGTCCGCGTAACGGTCAGCCGGCTTAGGTCAAAAATGAAAAGGGTTCCCGTGCCTTCACCCGCCACATACGCCCTGTCGCCTACCGGCGACAGGGCGGCGGCGCCGGGCCACATTGGCCCTGGCGGCAGCCAGGCCAGGCCTGGCGCTATGCCGGCGGCGCCATCGCGGTAGAGCGCCAGTCCTTTCCGGCCATCGGCGCCGGTAAACAGCACCAGTGTTGTTTCTCCTTGCCGGCAGAGGGCGGTTGGGACGCCGGGCAGCAGGCGGTCATACAGGAGGTTGCCGCAATGTGAAAAACAGGCCAGGATGCCGCCGGCTTCACTTTCCCAAATGGTATAAAGGCCGGTGCGGTCAACTGCCAGTCCCGCGCAGCAAGTGACAATGCCCGGCTGGCCGCAGCAGCGGATGGTTAAATCCCGGGTGTCCAGGCGGTAGAGTGTGCCGGACGGCTCGATCACCGCGGCCAGAGGGGCGCCGGGAATTAGGGCAAAAAAGGCGGGGTGCGGGATTTCAACGGGCAGGCGGTAAACGGAAAGAGACCGCAGGTTTAAGACAAAGAGGGCACCGGCGCCGCCGCTGCCGGCCATGGCCGCAAAAGCCCTGCTGCCGTCTTCGGTCACCGCAACAGCCGTGGGCGTAAAACCGTCCGGGTAAGCCATTTCGGCTGCTATAGCGCCGGACGGACCATGCACGATGAGGAGGGCCCGCTTCTCGGTATCGGCCGCCAGCAGGCGGAAGGACGGAATATCCATACCATCACCTTCATGCACAAATAATTAGTATATAATATTAAAAGCCGGGACGTTTGGTCAGTGGGCGGCCATGGGTATTTTTGGTATAATAGGGAT
This sequence is a window from Sporolituus thermophilus DSM 23256. Protein-coding genes within it:
- the ilvD gene encoding dihydroxy-acid dehydratase, yielding MTNRLSSFSPYQRAIAKGHLCSCGTAYADLDKPLIAIVNSWNEIVPGHAHLRDLAAHVKRGIADAGALPLEFNTIAVCDGITQSHNGMKYVLPSRELIADSIEIMVRGHGIFDGMVLLGSCDKVTPAMLMAAARLNIPAVMLTGGPMVNRIKPKQSKAARQSFIRGEIDEKALVDVTREYYPHPGICPFLGTANTMSIVAEALGLALPGSGTAPALSAERDRLAYATGRAIVDLVNKDIRPRAIMTRAALENALVVVLAIGGSLNTVLHLPAIAHEAGLTLTMADFDRISKRTPLITRIYPNSDEYTVADLHPVGGVPTLMKELAPLLDLSVLTVTGRTLADNLSGANSADGQVIRPLSNPYQCEGGIAVLQGNLAPDGAVVKSSAVPRELWQFRGPARVFESEEECMAAADAGTIRSGEVIVIRNEGPVGGPGMREMHRATEILSKVGRVAIITDGRFSGASGGLAIGYLSPEAALGGPIGLVATGDIIAIDIAARTLTWEVDEQTAAQRRAAARPRRTETDSAFLKLYSAATLSAAQGAIRKHDF
- a CDS encoding hemolysin family protein — translated: METSSVTLEITVIILLILANGLFALTEMAIVSSRKPRLEKMANEGSAGAKAALELADDPTQLLSTIQVGITLIGILTGTFGGATLSRVVAAWLNQVPLLAPYSDSISLAFVVAAITYVSLIVGELVPKRVALSNPEPLAAFVARPMRAFSRLATPVVYFLSTSTNLVMRVLGIRPSEELPVTEEEIKILIEQGTEAGAFEKAEQDMVQRVFRFGDLRVYDLMTPRTQMTWLDLEDTPEENIKIITESGYSRFPVVRGNLDEVVGVVYTSDILVSCLAGKPIDLEACIRRPLFVPRSMRAFRALEMFKQQGVHEAVVLDEFGGVLGFVTLHDLLEAIIGDMPLADDTEEPMAVQRDDGSWLVDGMMPVEDFKEMFGIDELPEEERDHFHTVGGFVISYLGHIPAVSEQFAWGRLRIEIIDMDRVRVDKILVTVVDNEAVEQRRDRA
- a CDS encoding molybdate transporter family protein, encoding MRLNRFELAGSLADIGVLLPLVVALAATGSVNPFIALSACGLFYLATGMYYRVPVPVQPLKVFCTVALAAKLAPAVIHAGALLIGFLFLALSVPAVMEGIKKLFPLPVIRGIQLSTGLLLIDSGIKLFISPQVIIGGPAETVALFGVALPASLLLGIFLTSLLLLAIPHSKYPAALILVAAGAILALLFGAKLTPAGPAAFRLPEFPAATAFLQAFWLLVLPQIPLSLGNAIIATENTLKTYFAGQANRVNANRLAFGMGLFNLLAGLAGGIPCCHGCGGVTAHYRFGARTGMATALAGLFYILLAAAVYYFGTSVFAFFPYPILGVLLIYVGIEHGLLIQDVRSRQDLAVVIIIAAVTMATRDMTVAFLTGIAFRQIIIARRLLE
- a CDS encoding YqaA family protein, whose amino-acid sequence is MDQLLQVLLAYGLIGLVIASFTESFISPVLPDLLLIPLALAAPDKAILYAVAATAASVAGGVIGYFLGGRYGVPLVKRIVPAQHIASIRRWVTAYGPWAIILAALAPIPYKFVSISAGVFRISFGVFLLASVVGRAKRFLLEGLLIYYYGPQAVDLIKKYSDDTVIVVCAVVIAMIVLIRRLRSAGAPTTPAK
- the nrdD gene encoding anaerobic ribonucleoside-triphosphate reductase encodes the protein MENLVIHGVTVTADPSLTTAEITALVEEEIKLWQDKNKTLGRLELTLDGDSIVVRAVEKSPIRRVRRITGYLSALENFNDAKRAECEARVTHC
- a CDS encoding sigma-54-dependent Fis family transcriptional regulator; this translates as MIRERRSKEKLQNYYYKFVKHGELDPNVHPWVAESWQRSRAAGVPTDRMPPLKKLDKQELARRRERHRVALAYLDGLFREIREHFNVYNLSLLLLDQECYALKSYALPFFQMTPGELEGARLTEADIGTSSISIAYRHQTPFLLFGPEMWIAECQTGDACSTPVMPEGEPEYVLTLVSVQQEEIPYGAVMSLLLTMKYALENYLRLERRLAVKRTILDAVPLAVYHILPGGEVAYTNRLGQNRLSVITPEGQAGEPPNLSDVVLNYRHTPLYKGFLGIPSYNKEVTWITPQKTYEDITTVVPIERDGQVASVVAVSMPIEDLRTMVAHAAGYTARYSLASIVGEAPAIVALKDKATRVARGHGHLLLQGEPGTGKQRLAHGIHQASHRAAGPLIAVRCADMPPDLLEAELFGTKAGGDESRPGKLELANGGTLFLDEVEKLPPHLQARLAQALTAGQAARVGEDVLRSFDVRVIAACDSDLKRLTEKGAFLPQLHELLAKTVLRIPPLRARAGDIPLLAAHIIDELAQQHNLPVKQLSEAAAELLMSYDWPGNIKQLQGVVEHAFFHTAGQTITPGDIILPGEVGPSKAWKEDREVFIEAWKAAGGNISRLANMLDVSRVTLYRYLKKYGLERQ
- a CDS encoding two-component system sensor histidine kinase NtrB; protein product: MRPLASDLLAFCLNLLTNPPPFVQPTDPLNIPAALYDAIPACVLAVDNRLRITIFNRAAEELAGHPREKFLGRDVREVFANTMPEYPSFLVQTINGNRRFVDEEISFPHNGRRSRLLVSTAPLYDKAGTIAGAISAALDITPIREVRHRMHHLETLAALGQLAAGTAHEIRNPLTSIRGFTQLIQARALRRGDATTADYCRLIMQEIDHVNNILSDILSLARPHTRQLSLLNIVKIVHDVIAFMYGEAILSGITLRPELPPEELWVQGHIDKLKEVLINICRNAFQAMGPGGILTLSVSADAVTVKIALSDTGCGMTRDIIEQIFTPFFTTKETGTGLGLAICQQIMHEHGGDIQVESTPGQGSTFTLLLPRCLPPERSEAVTAVPGRIFSNSDTASPG
- the trmB gene encoding tRNA (guanosine(46)-N7)-methyltransferase TrmB codes for the protein MRLRKKPWISQALAEYTDIVYRPPLPDLRGRWREVFGRTAPLHVELGTGKGRFIAGMAEREPAINFVGVEAQQDVLYYAAKKVRERQLSNVRLVVFDINNLLELFAPGEIDRLYINFCDPWPKKRHAKRRLTHSNFLEKYRVVLAPGGQLFFKTDNEKLFEFSLNQFGAMGLKMGNITFDLHNSGYEGNIMTEYEEKFSSQGMRIYRCEVTF